In Nocardia sp. NBC_00403, one DNA window encodes the following:
- a CDS encoding helix-turn-helix transcriptional regulator, whose amino-acid sequence MDRTELAELLRRARARIQPRDVGIPAGFRRQVPGLRREEVAQLAGVSVDYVVRLEQGRGPRPSIAVLAALARALRLNDEDRDLLFQFAGSTPPQAGRIAMVVRPSVLRLLDRMADLPALVLSAKGDVLAWNSMAAALLGDFTEWPPAQRNIIWQQFLGTGPRRVAATPAETQTAAVFSVSSLRSARAHYPDDPDLLLLISELRTRSTRFEQLWNERPSEPWRSASKSVDHPELGLLVLECDTLLVPDSDQTVIVYSAAPGTPAASALDLLRITGTQQFTGHS is encoded by the coding sequence ATGGACCGCACGGAACTGGCCGAACTGCTTCGGCGGGCCCGTGCGCGCATCCAGCCCCGCGATGTCGGCATCCCCGCGGGCTTCCGCAGACAGGTGCCTGGACTGCGCCGCGAAGAGGTCGCACAACTGGCCGGTGTCAGCGTCGATTACGTGGTTCGGCTGGAACAGGGCCGCGGCCCCCGACCCTCGATCGCCGTACTCGCGGCGCTGGCCCGGGCCCTGCGCCTCAACGACGAAGACCGCGATCTGCTGTTCCAGTTCGCCGGATCCACACCCCCGCAAGCCGGCCGGATCGCCATGGTGGTCCGGCCGAGCGTGCTGCGACTGCTCGACCGGATGGCCGACCTGCCCGCACTAGTTCTTTCCGCGAAAGGCGATGTGCTGGCTTGGAATTCGATGGCAGCCGCACTGCTCGGCGACTTCACCGAGTGGCCGCCCGCGCAACGCAACATCATCTGGCAGCAGTTCCTCGGCACCGGACCACGCCGGGTCGCGGCGACCCCCGCCGAGACACAGACGGCTGCCGTCTTCTCGGTGAGCAGCCTGCGCAGCGCCCGAGCTCATTACCCCGATGATCCCGACCTGCTGCTCCTGATCAGCGAACTCCGTACGCGCAGCACACGATTCGAACAGTTATGGAACGAACGGCCATCCGAACCATGGCGCAGCGCCAGCAAGTCGGTCGACCATCCAGAACTCGGTCTCCTGGTCCTGGAGTGCGACACTCTCCTCGTCCCCGACTCCGACCAGACCGTCATCGTCTACTCCGCAGCACCCGGCACCCCCGCCGCCTCGGCTCTCGACCTGCTCCGCATCACCGGCACCCAACAGTTCACCGGCCATAGCTGA
- a CDS encoding excinuclease ABC subunit UvrA translates to MPLTNSVAATDVIRVLGASEHNLRNVSLEIPKNKITVFTGVSGSGKSSIVFDTIAVESQRQLYATFPAFILNFLPRYERPHAEAIENLTAPVIIDQQPVGGGPRSTVGTMTDIYSMVRAMFARFGSPSAGFVYNYSFNVPQGMCPDCDGLGQTVRADPDRLVDRSKSLNEGAILLPGYGVGSGDWQLYGNSGRFDPDKKLADYSAEEFQDLLYGTGGKVELTFSKGTWKANYEGVAAKFTRTRLQRDTSTLSEKTREQMQKFLTEGVCPTCNGARLNAEALATKINGRNIADWSGLQITDLMAVLDEIADPAALGLAAAIRTALQRVADIGLGYLSLDRATSSLSGGEGQRLKMIKHLASTLIGMTYIFDEPSVGLHPRDVGRLNNLLKALRDKGNTVLVVEHDPDVIQIADHIVDVGPRAGAHGGQVVFEGSFAELRAANTPTGAGLRRPFTVKEMFRKSNGALLIEHATVHNLKDVTVAIPTGVLTSITGVAGSGKSSLIRDVFVRNHPEAIFVDQSAIAASSRSTPATYLGLMDPIRKLFAKATGESPGLFSFNSAGACKQCEGRGVIITEVAYMDPVTTHCDACDGRRFSDEVLAHTFRGNSIADVLEMSAEEAVQFFPEKALHTKLRTMNEVGLDYLSLGQAMSTLSGGERQRIKLATQLQNTGSVYVLDEPTTGLHMSDVDTLLALMDGLVERGNTVVVIEHNLDVVAHSDWVIDLGPDGGKDGGEVVFTGTPAALLEHPTSLTGEYLRKYKAA, encoded by the coding sequence ATGCCATTGACCAATTCCGTTGCCGCCACCGATGTCATCCGAGTGTTGGGGGCCAGCGAGCACAACCTGCGCAATGTGTCGCTGGAGATCCCGAAGAACAAGATCACGGTGTTCACCGGTGTCTCCGGTTCCGGAAAGTCCTCCATCGTCTTCGACACCATCGCCGTGGAATCCCAGCGCCAGCTCTACGCAACGTTTCCCGCGTTCATCCTGAACTTTCTGCCCCGCTACGAGCGCCCGCACGCCGAGGCGATCGAAAACCTGACCGCGCCGGTGATCATCGACCAGCAGCCGGTCGGCGGCGGGCCGCGCTCCACCGTCGGCACCATGACGGATATCTACTCGATGGTGCGCGCCATGTTCGCCCGATTCGGTTCGCCCTCGGCCGGATTCGTCTACAACTACTCCTTCAACGTGCCGCAGGGCATGTGCCCGGATTGTGACGGGCTCGGTCAGACGGTGCGCGCCGATCCCGACCGGCTGGTGGATCGGAGCAAGTCGCTCAACGAGGGCGCGATCCTGCTACCCGGCTATGGGGTGGGCAGCGGTGACTGGCAGCTGTACGGCAACTCCGGTCGGTTCGATCCGGACAAGAAGCTCGCCGACTACAGCGCCGAGGAATTCCAGGATCTGCTGTACGGCACCGGCGGCAAGGTGGAGCTGACCTTCAGTAAAGGCACATGGAAGGCGAATTACGAAGGGGTGGCGGCGAAGTTCACCCGCACCCGGTTGCAGCGCGACACCTCCACGCTCAGCGAGAAGACTCGCGAGCAGATGCAGAAGTTCCTCACCGAGGGGGTGTGTCCGACGTGCAACGGCGCACGGCTCAATGCCGAGGCGCTCGCGACGAAGATCAACGGACGCAATATCGCGGACTGGTCGGGCTTGCAGATCACCGATCTGATGGCGGTGCTCGACGAGATCGCCGATCCGGCCGCACTCGGGCTGGCCGCCGCGATTCGCACCGCACTGCAGCGGGTGGCCGATATCGGTCTCGGCTATCTGAGCCTGGACCGGGCGACCTCGAGCCTGTCCGGCGGTGAGGGGCAGCGGCTGAAGATGATCAAGCATCTGGCCAGCACGCTGATCGGCATGACGTACATCTTCGACGAGCCGAGCGTCGGCCTGCACCCGCGCGATGTCGGGCGGTTGAACAATCTGCTGAAGGCGTTGCGGGACAAGGGCAATACTGTGCTGGTCGTCGAGCACGATCCGGATGTCATCCAGATCGCCGACCATATTGTGGATGTCGGGCCGCGCGCCGGGGCGCACGGCGGACAGGTCGTGTTCGAGGGCAGCTTCGCCGAGCTGCGTGCGGCCAACACCCCGACCGGCGCCGGGCTGCGCAGGCCGTTCACGGTGAAGGAGATGTTCCGGAAGTCGAACGGTGCGTTGCTGATCGAGCACGCAACCGTGCACAACCTCAAAGATGTCACTGTCGCGATCCCCACCGGCGTGCTCACCTCGATCACCGGCGTCGCCGGGTCCGGCAAGAGCAGCCTCATTCGAGATGTGTTCGTGCGCAACCATCCCGAGGCCATCTTCGTGGACCAATCCGCGATCGCGGCCTCCTCGCGCTCCACACCCGCCACCTATCTGGGGCTCATGGACCCTATTCGCAAGCTGTTCGCCAAGGCCACCGGTGAATCGCCGGGGCTGTTCAGCTTCAATTCCGCGGGCGCATGCAAGCAGTGCGAGGGGCGCGGCGTGATCATCACCGAGGTCGCCTATATGGATCCGGTGACCACCCATTGCGACGCCTGCGATGGACGGCGATTCTCCGATGAGGTGCTTGCACATACCTTCCGCGGCAATTCGATCGCGGACGTGCTGGAGATGTCGGCCGAAGAGGCGGTGCAGTTCTTCCCCGAGAAGGCGCTGCATACGAAGCTGCGCACCATGAACGAGGTCGGTCTGGATTACTTGAGCCTCGGCCAGGCGATGAGCACGCTTTCGGGCGGCGAGCGCCAACGCATCAAACTGGCCACCCAACTGCAGAACACCGGCAGCGTCTATGTTCTCGACGAGCCGACCACCGGGCTGCACATGTCGGATGTAGACACCCTGCTCGCGCTGATGGACGGGCTGGTCGAGCGAGGCAACACGGTGGTGGTGATCGAGCACAACCTCGATGTGGTCGCGCACTCGGACTGGGTGATCGATCTCGGGCCGGACGGTGGCAAGGATGGTGGTGAAGTGGTCTTCACCGGCACGCCGGCGGCACTTCTCGAGCATCCGACCTCGCTGACCGGCGAGTACTTGCGCAAGTACAAGGCGGCGTAA
- a CDS encoding WS/DGAT/MGAT family O-acyltransferase codes for MIHADLKPARHLDVRITTPGQLAGGLPAKPAAPPQRIPLSSNRGPSRQLSSLDVLLLNAEASTMLLHVGSVTLLEPTAEGSVLTVTALRKLIASRLHLIAPLRWRLRTVPWGLDLPYWDDCDTIDLGYHVRDTRLPEGSTDVALADLAARLHAQPLDRSRPLWECHLISGLAGDRQAIYTKVHHALIDGVSGAEVMAAVFDVVPESQPVPPPADGVELGRTPNPAEMLGRGIANTMTRQGDRLRLPLRLGPMLPSALNDMRRVNPRLPGTSPNSTDRSFAFVSLPLDTVKQVKNSFGGTVNDVVMTLCASAFRRWLLDHDVPADDPAVAAIPVSVRTPEQCGTAGNQFSIMLCELPIGEVNPQHRMKLTHAAMLAAKERFHATPPSLLHYATAVLPQILHGLATRMLLRAAAPALPLANMVVSNVPGPQIPLYAGGIRVAGSYPISVLTDLSGPLNITVMSYNGHLDFGILACTDTIPDVWKFATYLKDALAELVP; via the coding sequence ATGATCCACGCCGACCTGAAACCCGCCCGCCACTTGGACGTCCGCATCACGACGCCTGGCCAACTCGCCGGCGGCCTACCCGCCAAGCCGGCAGCACCGCCACAAAGGATTCCGCTATCGAGCAATCGCGGGCCGTCTCGGCAGCTCAGCTCGCTCGACGTCCTGCTGCTCAATGCCGAAGCATCCACCATGCTGCTGCACGTCGGATCGGTCACGCTGCTGGAGCCGACCGCCGAAGGCAGTGTGTTGACCGTCACTGCATTGCGGAAGTTGATCGCGAGCCGCCTTCACCTGATCGCACCGCTGCGATGGCGATTGCGCACCGTCCCCTGGGGTCTAGATCTCCCCTATTGGGACGACTGCGACACCATCGACCTCGGATATCACGTGCGCGATACACGCCTGCCCGAAGGCTCGACCGACGTGGCGCTGGCGGATCTCGCGGCCCGCCTGCACGCGCAGCCGCTGGACCGAAGCCGACCGCTGTGGGAATGCCACCTGATCTCGGGACTGGCCGGAGATCGCCAAGCCATCTACACCAAGGTGCACCACGCACTGATCGATGGTGTGTCCGGTGCCGAAGTGATGGCCGCGGTCTTCGACGTCGTCCCGGAGTCGCAGCCGGTGCCGCCACCGGCCGACGGGGTCGAGCTGGGCCGAACTCCCAACCCTGCCGAAATGCTCGGCCGCGGCATCGCGAACACGATGACCCGCCAGGGCGACCGTCTGCGCCTGCCGTTGCGCCTTGGACCGATGCTGCCGAGCGCGCTCAACGATATGCGCAGGGTGAATCCCAGGTTGCCCGGGACCAGCCCCAACAGCACCGACCGCTCCTTTGCGTTCGTGTCCCTGCCCCTCGATACCGTCAAGCAGGTCAAGAACAGCTTCGGCGGCACCGTCAACGACGTCGTGATGACGTTGTGCGCCTCCGCATTTCGCCGCTGGCTGCTCGACCACGACGTACCCGCCGACGACCCCGCCGTTGCCGCGATACCCGTATCGGTCCGCACCCCCGAGCAGTGCGGCACCGCGGGCAACCAGTTCTCCATCATGCTGTGCGAACTTCCGATCGGTGAAGTGAACCCGCAGCACCGGATGAAACTCACCCACGCCGCCATGCTCGCCGCCAAGGAGCGCTTCCACGCCACCCCACCGTCCCTGCTGCACTACGCCACCGCGGTCCTCCCCCAGATCCTGCACGGCCTGGCAACCCGAATGCTGCTCCGCGCCGCCGCACCCGCACTCCCCCTGGCCAATATGGTTGTCTCCAACGTGCCCGGCCCCCAGATACCGTTGTACGCCGGAGGAATTCGCGTCGCAGGCAGCTATCCCATCTCCGTGCTCACCGACCTGTCGGGCCCACTCAACATCACCGTGATGTCCTACAACGGCCACCTCGACTTCGGCATCCTCGCCTGCACCGACACCATTCCGGATGTGTGGAAATTCGCCACTTACTTGAAAGACGCTCTCGCCGAACTAGTTCCGTAG
- a CDS encoding LLM class F420-dependent oxidoreductase: MTVQRPFRFGVNMVVPESRVNWIEKCRRAEEFGYDVIGVADHLGMPAPFPAMILAAEATERVRLNTFVLNTPFYNPVLLARDVAGADQFTDGRVELGLGAGYVQSEFEAAGIPFASGGKRVEHLEKTVTTLRALFSDPEYQPRPAQPSGPPMLIAGWGDRLLGVAAKHADIIGFTGAAAARNGGPLQMAGLEETAERIDYVRNLLGARVDQVELNILIQRVVPPHELAAVLEVFGPALPPDVAESPEELPILLIGTPEEMAQRLRDRRERYGISYITVLEDSMENFAPVIPLLR; the protein is encoded by the coding sequence ATGACTGTGCAACGTCCGTTCCGGTTCGGCGTCAACATGGTGGTTCCCGAATCCCGCGTGAATTGGATCGAAAAGTGCCGTAGAGCAGAGGAATTCGGCTACGACGTGATCGGAGTTGCCGATCATCTCGGGATGCCTGCGCCGTTTCCCGCGATGATTCTGGCGGCCGAGGCGACCGAGCGAGTCCGGCTGAACACCTTCGTGCTGAACACGCCGTTCTACAACCCGGTGTTGCTTGCTCGCGATGTGGCGGGTGCGGACCAGTTCACCGATGGTCGAGTGGAGCTCGGGTTGGGTGCGGGCTATGTGCAGTCCGAATTCGAGGCGGCGGGCATCCCGTTCGCCAGTGGCGGTAAGCGTGTCGAGCACCTGGAGAAGACGGTCACCACGCTGCGTGCCCTCTTCTCCGATCCGGAATATCAGCCGCGCCCCGCACAGCCGTCCGGGCCGCCGATGCTCATTGCGGGCTGGGGTGATCGGCTGCTCGGCGTTGCGGCGAAGCACGCCGACATCATCGGGTTCACCGGCGCTGCGGCGGCACGCAACGGTGGGCCGCTGCAGATGGCGGGGCTCGAAGAAACCGCGGAGCGGATCGACTACGTGCGGAATCTGCTCGGCGCGCGAGTAGATCAGGTGGAGCTGAATATCCTGATCCAGCGCGTCGTTCCGCCGCATGAATTGGCGGCTGTACTGGAAGTATTCGGTCCCGCACTGCCGCCGGATGTCGCGGAGAGTCCGGAAGAGCTGCCGATCCTACTGATCGGGACGCCAGAGGAGATGGCGCAGCGGTTACGCGATCGCCGCGAGCGGTACGGCATCAGCTACATCACCGTGCTCGAGGACAGCATGGAGAACTTTGCGCCGGTGATTCCGCTCCTGCGTTAG
- a CDS encoding TetR-like C-terminal domain-containing protein, translated as MSTDAPYHHFADRAALLAALSTQGFQLLGNEVTAARAAADTPLRALTARAETYVRFSREHPGHFRLMFRPELSQPDKHSDAMDAGDAAFAVLVDTVADCVAAGLLPGDKADTIAVAWWGLAHGLASLWLDGQLEKRSAQLGTEAPALVDDIMRTFTALIAPSA; from the coding sequence GTGAGCACCGACGCGCCCTATCATCACTTCGCCGACCGCGCCGCACTGCTCGCCGCACTGTCCACCCAGGGCTTCCAACTCCTCGGCAACGAAGTGACGGCCGCACGCGCGGCCGCGGACACCCCACTGCGAGCGCTGACCGCACGCGCCGAGACCTACGTGCGGTTCTCGCGCGAACATCCCGGACACTTCCGGCTGATGTTTCGCCCCGAACTCTCGCAACCCGACAAGCATTCCGACGCCATGGACGCGGGCGACGCCGCGTTCGCGGTACTGGTCGACACCGTCGCCGACTGTGTCGCCGCGGGCTTGCTGCCCGGCGACAAAGCCGACACCATCGCCGTCGCCTGGTGGGGACTCGCGCACGGTCTCGCCTCACTGTGGCTCGACGGACAATTGGAAAAGCGCTCGGCCCAGCTCGGCACCGAGGCCCCCGCACTGGTAGACGACATCATGCGCACCTTCACCGCACTCATCGCGCCCAGCGCATAA
- a CDS encoding nuclear transport factor 2 family protein: MTAPQLDPVVQEFVDALNDNDQDRLFAVLTDDASMSDDGVERNLGQWTDSEIFGSSGRMEIESIGDGGTELVANYTNSRWGSMRTNWRFILRDGKVSRFETGQA, encoded by the coding sequence ATGACCGCACCGCAGCTCGATCCAGTGGTTCAAGAATTCGTGGACGCGCTCAATGACAACGACCAGGACCGGTTGTTCGCGGTCCTGACCGATGACGCGTCGATGTCCGACGACGGTGTCGAACGCAACCTCGGGCAGTGGACCGACTCCGAGATCTTCGGCAGCAGCGGTCGGATGGAGATCGAATCGATCGGCGACGGCGGCACCGAGCTGGTGGCCAACTACACCAACTCGCGCTGGGGATCGATGCGCACCAATTGGCGCTTCATCCTTCGCGACGGCAAGGTCAGCCGATTCGAGACCGGGCAGGCCTGA